From Slackia heliotrinireducens DSM 20476:
GTGCCTGTATTCGAGCGTAACGATCATTACTACGGCGTTCCTGCCGTTATCGACAAGGACCGCTCGGCCGCCATGCTGGCATCAGGGTTCAAGGCGGACATGCTGGTCATCCTGACTGCAGTGGAGAAGGTGGCTGTGAATTTTGGCAAGCCCGATCAGCGCGACCTGGACATGATGACCGTGACCGAAGCTCGCGAGTACATCGCCCAGGGCCAGTTCGCCCCCGGCAGCATGCTGCCCAAGGTCGAGGCCTGCATCGACTATGTTACGAAGTATCCGCAGGGCAAGGCCCTGATCACCAGCCTCGAGTGCGCGGCAGCCGGCCTGCGCGGCGAAACGGGAACGGTGATTGTCACCGGCTAAATTGCTTTTCGAGCATGCTTAGCCCATGCTTGCAAGAGAGAGGGAGAAGGTGCGGTCCGTGTGGCCGCACCTTCCGCTTTTTAGGCGCAGGTTGGCAATGGCTTTCGATTCTTTAATGCGTGAACGCCGCTAACGTGCGCCTGCCCTTGGTTTCCGACGCGGTTTCAGGCGAGTTCGGACAGCATCTGGGCTGCGTTGTCCTTGGGTTTCACCTTGCCGAATGCTTTCTCGATGGTGCCGTTGGCGTCGATCAGGTACGTCGACCGCACCAGCCTGCGCGTGATCTTGCCGGTTTTCGTGGTGCTTTCGGCCAGCACGTCGTACGCGTTGATGACGTTCATTTCCGGATCTGACAGCAGCGTGAACGGCAGTCCGTGCTTCTCTTCGAACCGCTTGTGCGATTCGACTGAATCCTTGCTCACGCCAAGCACCACGGCCCCTTTTTCGCGAAGCTGCGGGTACAGCTCAGCAAACGAGCACGCTTGGCTCGTGCAGCCCGCCGTCATGTCTTTGGGGTAGAAGTACAGAATCACACGTTGACCTCGGTAATCGGCCAGGCTGTGCATCTGGCCGTTCTGATCCGGCAGCGTAAAATCCGGAGCTTTAGTTCCCACTTCAAGCATGCGGGGCCTCCTTCGTTTTGGTGCTTGCTCGTGCGCGCCTGCGCAAGGCGGCTTGCCTGGCCCGCGTGGCGCTTCGGCGTTTGTGACATTATAGGCAACCCGCATGCGAATGGTGCGTTCGGAAACTGTCCATATGAAAATGCGGCGGTCTGTACCTGTGACCGTGACGACCTGCGGCGTAGGATGCGTCTTGGTTTTTCGATCGGCGTGCCGTGCGGTGCGCCGCAGCCAGGAGGTTGTATGGCTATGCAGTTCAACAAGCGGACCGCGCTGCGTGTGGCGGCGCTGTTCGCGATTCTGTTTCTGATCGGGTTTACCATGCGGATTCCCGCCATTTGGCTGAGCGGGTTCTATGGCATGCACGGTGTGCTGAGCGCGCCGTTTTTCGGGGCGCTTGCCATGTGGCATTACCGTCACGGCGGCGCAGGGTGGCAGCTGGTGGCGGCCACGCTTCTGCTTGCGGCGCTGCTCGGGATGATGAGCCCGGTCATGGGCGTCGCCTTCGCCGCGATGGCCGCAATCGCTGGTGTCGTGCGCGCGGTCGTTGGCGGACGCGGGCACGGCGACCTGGTGTCTGCGGCTGTTTTCGGTGCGGTCAGCTACCCGTGCACCTTGGCCGCAGGCATTGCCCTAGGTTCCTATTTCCCCACGTCATCTTCTGTTTTGACCATTGTTGTCATGACCGTTTTGGGCGTTGCGCTCAGTGTGCTCGGCGCCCTCCTCGTCCCCTCCAAGAACGGGACAATGGGGACGTAGCACTTTGTCCCGCGTGGAGGTGGACAACGGGGACGGAGCCTTTTGTCTAACGAGACAACGGGGCGGACAACGGGGACGTAGCCCTTTGTCCCGCGTGGAGGTGGACAACGGGGGCGGAGCCTTTTGTCCAACGAGACAACAGGGCGGACAACGGGGACGTAGCCCTTTGTCCAATTGGACCTCCCCGTCATTCCGGCCTGCTCCTCCAGCCCGAAATGCGCTTCTGCGCCAAGAAAATCAACTAGTGCAGGACCGTTCTGTTCCGATCTTCTTTCGAAAACATACACCCGCGCAGAGCCCCAGGTCAGACGCGTGGCGATATGACACGCGCGACCCGTGTCTACGTGAAGTCGTGCATTACTTGTTTTTCTTGGCACAAATCGAGGTTTTCGAGCCGAGGAGCAGGGCGCGACGGACTCGTGTGCCCGCTCCGCTTTCTGTCCCGCGTGCGGATGTGTCCCCATTGACTCGAAAATGCGCCAATTGGAAACGTCCCTACTGACACACCCCGGGCTGACCTCATTGTTCTGCTCCGTTGTGGTAGCGGCAGGCACGGCGAATGGGCCATGTGGCCGGGCGTCCAGCTGGCATAATGAATGTGTCCACGGGCGTTCGACCAGGGAGGTTGCCATGACTGTTGCAGCAAAGCGGTTCGCGTATGTGGTTGGGGCATGTCTTGCGTGTCTGGTTGCGATTGCCGCAGCGCCGGCGCAGGCGCACGCGGTCGTTCACCCCTCGGCCGACGACATCGTCCTCGGCGGGGTCGTGTATTCCGCATCGCATCCGGAAACGGTGTCGTATGACGAAAGCTCCGGCGTGCTGACGCTGGAATACTACGACGGCGGAGGCATCCAGGTATTCGGGCAATCCGATGTTGAAAGCCAGCTGACGATCGATCTGGTCGGGTACAACCAGATTTCGTGCACGGGCGAGCCCGACATCGACCCGGGCATCCGTATGACGGGCGGCAAAGGGAGCATCGAGATCACGAGCAGCGACCGGGCATACCTCGAGCTCGTCGCGAATTACACCTATTCCGGAATCTACCCCAACCTCTGCGGCGTGATGGTGGATGAGAACCTCACCGTATCGGGAAACGCCGACGTATGGGTGTGGACTGCCAGTTCGTCGAGCGACCACGTCCGCGGGTCGGGCATCTGTTGCCAGGATGGCGGCGTAATCGTGAAAGACCACGCCAGGCTGAAGGTGTGGGTCACGTTGGATTGGTCGAACGGCTGCTACGGAATCGAGAGCCATTCAATAAGCACGCCCGCCCTTGTCGCGACAACGGACGACGAGGTGTCTTTCGAGTGCACGACCGGACACGGCGCCAACACGTTCGCTGTGTACCAGCCGGGCGCGTCCGTCCCGTTGGGGCTTTACGGCGTGCCGTACGTCGAGGTGGCTGCGGTGTATGTGGCAACCAATAACGGCATGGACGGTTTCAACTTCGGCCTGCCGAGCTATTCGTTTTCAGCCACCGGGCCGAACGCGTATGTCTACAAGCTGGAGACCGGGTGGCTGAAAGTGGGTTCGAAATGGCGCTACTACCTGGGTGATGGCGAATTCGTGACAAACGACTTCCGCAGCGACAAGAACAAGACCTACTACTTCGACGCCGACGGATTCATGGTCACGGGGTGGAAGAAGGTTGCCGGTGCGTGGTATTTCTTCAGCAGGAACGGCGGCGCCATGCAGTTCGGTTGGGTGAAAGACGGCGGCAAGTGGTACTACCTCAGTTCCGGCGGCACCATGGCCACGGGTTGGCAGAAACTTGGATCCACGTGGTACTACTTTGACGTGAACAGCGGCGCCATGAAGACCGGTTGGCAGAAGATCAGCGGGAAATGGTACTGGTTTGAAAGCTCCGGCGCCATGAAAACCGGCTGGTTGCGAAGCGGCGGCAAGTGGTACTACCTGCAGAGTTCCGGCGCTATGGCCACAGGCTGGCTGAAGGTGGGCTCTACCTGGTACTACTTCGACAGCTCGGGGGCCATGGCCACGGGCACCAGGACCATCAACGGCAAGACCTATCGGTTCAGCTCGAGCGGCGCGTGGATTGCCTAAACGGGGATGCGGGGTGGACAGTGGGGACGTAGCTCATTGTCCCGCGTGCATGTGTCAGTGAACATCGGGTGGACATCGGGGACGTGGACATCGGGGACGTGGCCCATTGTCCCGCCTTCTGCCCCGCGCGCGGATGTGTCCCCATTGACTCGAAAATGTGCCAAAAGGAAACGTCCCTACTGACACATTCGGGACAAAGGGGATTGCCCTTTGTCCCGCTCCTTGTCCCACTAGGGCTGAGGTTTGGCGGGGGAGAGCTGCAGCCAGCAGACGACGCCGAGCGCCATCATCGGGATGCCCGCGACCAGTCCCAACGGGGACGGTCCCAGCGGGCCGGGGCCGACGGTGCAGAACGCAACCCCGGTGGACGCAATCGCGTTGATGGCTCCGTGGGCCAGCGCGCAAGGCCACATGCTTCCGGTATTCAGGCGCAGGTAACCCAACGCACATCCGATGGCTGTGCAGGCAACGATCATAACCAGGATCCCTACCAGGGGAAACCCTGCGTAGTCCATACCATAGTTGTGCCCCATGGCAATGACCGGCGCATGCCACAGACCCCATATCACGCCCGAAACCAGCACGGCTCCGCGTTCGGACAGGCGCTCGCACAGCGTCGGGAGCAGCAAGCCGCGCCAGCCGATTTCCTCGCCCGCTGCAGGAATCGCGTTGATGAACGGGGCGATGGTCAGCGCCGCAAAAAGGGAACTCGTGAGAAGAACGGGGGCCGGCGGCATCTGGGCGGCCAGCTGGTCGGAGGATGCGCCCGCCGCCGCTGCGTCGGCGGCCAGAAACGACTCCATGGACGGATCGAACAGGCTGGGGTTCAGGACGAAGAACACGACGCACCCGAGCAGCGTGAACACGGCTGGGGCGAACCACGCTGCCAGATAGAGCCGTAGGTTGCCTTCGAGCCGCAGCTTAAGGCCCAGGTCGATGCGGCCTTCGCTTCCGCTGGCGGCGTTGGCGGCAAGCGCTCCCACCAGGGGAAAGAACATGCTCGCGGCGATGAGAACGACCATGACCAGGGAGGAAGACTCGCCGTGTTCGAAGGTGCCCAGGGCGATTCCCGCAGGAATCAGCAAGCCCCAGGTAAGGCCGAAGGTTACGGCAAGATAGACGGCAAGTCGCTTCATCGGGCAATCTCCTTCAGGTTCGTCACGATACGTTGGAAGCGCGGCATCTGGGCCAGGCTCGCGAAAGCTGGGTTGGCTGACACGCTTTCCACCAGGCTTTTCTTGATGATAACCTCATCCCGCGGCGCGCTTGTGCCTATGATGTTGACCCGCTCGACCCAGGCCTCGGTCCTATCGAAAAACGCGTCGCCGTGCAGCTCGATGGGGAATTCCAGCTTACGGCACGCCCGCTCGTAATCCTCGAGGCAATCCAGGGCGCGATTGACGTTGCCGCCCATGAGGTGCGCGGTGGCGAATGACAAATGGATGGCCGCCGTGTTCACGTACACGTTTTCAAGATCGAAGGCGTCGATCAGGGCAAGCGCTCGTGCGTGAGCCACGTCGAGCTTCTGGGGCCTGTCGGCGTAGAGCGTCGCGAGCTGGGCCAGGCGGTTCAAGGCCAGCACCAGTGATTGGAAGAGCGTGCCCTGGAGCGTTTCGTCGGCCTCGTCGGCGCGTCCCAAAGCCTGGTAGGCGCTGGCCAGAAGCAGGTCGGTACCCAAATCGATGTCGGTCGACTTTTCGAGCGCCTCGGAGGCTGCCTGCGGGTTTCCGGTCACCAACAGCACACTTGCATCGATGGCTTCCGCAAGCTTGATGTCGGCGGATGACTCGGAATTGCGCTTGACGCGGTGGCACAGCTCGACGATCTCGTCGGCAAACGCGGCGCGTGCGTTGCCTTCCACCAGGTTGATGTGGTTCAAATACAGCGCCGCGATTTGCGCCAGCAGGGGGTAGCAGGAATAATAGTCGCCCACGAGCTGCTGGCATTGCCGATGGGCCTGGTCAAAGGGCTCATTTGCGAAGGCCGCGCGCAATCGGGCGCATTCCCGCGCGATGCCTACCCGGGACATCTGGGGCTCGTAGCCGATAAGCTGGTCGATGGTGATGTCGAAGTAGGCGGCAATCTTCGGCAGCAGCTCGATGTCCGGGTAGCTCTGTCCGTTTTCCCACTTCGAGACGGATGCCTTGGTGACGCCGAGATGCATTGCTAGGCCGTCTTGGGTCAGGCGGGCCTCTTTCCGCAGGCGGTAGATGGTGGTTCCGATGGAAATCGCGGGTGTCATGCGGCTCCTCCTTCCGACATCTCAAGGGTATGCCGCAGGACCGCTGGCCGCAAGCGATAATGGGTTGATTCTGGTAAAGAAAGTCAACTATCGGTTGATTTGCGAAACTGTGCGCGGGTGGGGGACGACGGGGGGAGGGACGGCGGTGGACGACGGGGACGGAGGGTATTGTCCCTTCGTTGACGCGCGTCAACGAAGGGACAATACCCTCCGTCCCCGTCGTCCCCCGCCACCGCAGCTCGTCGCCTGGTCTACCGGACCGAGGCGCTGTTGCCGTTGTCGTAGAGTTCCTGGATGCCCTCGGGAAGGTTGTCAGGCAGCATGGCAAGTATGCGGTCCTCGCTGCCGTCGGCAATGGCCGTGTCGTAATACCAGCACTTGTATTTCAGCATGTCGCGCATGCGGCTGAGCTGGGCAATCTCCTCCTCAATGGCCGCAAGGCGCGTTTCGAACAGCTCTTTGCGCTGGGGGTACGTGTCGGGGCCTTGCGTGCACCAATCCATGAACCGCTTGATATCGCGAATCTCCAGCCCCGAGCCCTTCAAACACTCTATAACGTTCAGCGCGTCGATTTCGGTGTCGGTAAACTTTCGGATGCCTGACGTGCGTTCCAAGTAAGGGAAGAGGCCTTCTTTGTCGTAGTAACGCAGGGTGGATATGGGCAGACCGAACATCTCCGAGATTTGTCCGATGGTGTACGTCATGTTGCTCTCCTCAAAATACACACTTGACCTAAAGTCAGGTTTAGCCTCTATCGTCACATCATATCCGAAACCGAAAGCAATGCAAGCACTCTTTCAGGAGGTTCACATCATGATGAAAACCGAAGAACTCGAGCTCACTCAGGAGTGGGACAAGACGTTCCCGAAAAGCGACAAGGTCGACCACAGCAAGGCGACCTTCGTCAACCGCTACGGCATCACGCTGGCGGCGGACCTGTACGTACCCCAGGGCGCGCAGGGCCAGCTGCCCGCCATCGCCGTATGCGGACCCTTCGGCGCCGTAAAGGAGCAGTGCTCCGGTTTGCACGCCCAGGAGCTGGCCGAACGTGGCTTCGTGACCATGGCCTTCGACCCGTCTTTCACCGGTGAAAGCGGCGGCGCGCACCGCTACATGGCCTCGCCCGACATCAACACCGAGGACTTCATGGCTGCCGTGGACTTCCTGTCGCTGCATGAGCTGGTGGACGCGGACCGCATCGGCATCTTGGGCATCTGCGGCTGGGGCGGCATGGCCCTGAACGCAGCGGCGCTGGACACCCGCGTGAAGGCGACCGTGGCTTCCACCATGTACGACATGACCCGCGTCAACGCCAACGGATACTTCGATTCCGAAAACACCGAAGAGGCACGCTACGCCAAGCGTGCCGCCATGTGCGCCCAGCGCCTGGTGGATTACAAAGCCGGCGAATACGCCCTGGGCGGCGGCGTGGTGGACCCGCTTCCCGAGGATGCGCCCAAGTTCGTTGCCGACTACTACGACTACTACAAGACGCCCCGCGGCTATCATCCGCGCTCGCTGAATTCCAACGGCGGATGGAATGTAATCGGTTGCGAATCCTTCATGAACCAGCCCATCCTGCATTACAGCAACGAGATCCGCTCCGCTGTGCTCGTGATGCATGGCGACGCGGCCCATTCCTTCTATTTCGGCAAGGACGCTTTCGCGAACATGGTGGAGGGCAACGCCTACGCCGACAACAAGGAGCTGCTGGTCATTCCTGGCGCATCCCACACCGATCTGTATGACGGCGGCAAGAACCAGGCGATTCCCTTCGACAAACTGGAGGCGTTCTATCGCGAATACCTGCGATAATCCAATATGACGCTGCGCGGCCGACGTGTTGTACAAACGTCGGCCGCGCTTTCATGTAAGGGGGAAAGCAACGTGGAAATACTGGTTTTGAACGGAAGCCCGCGTCCGCGCGGCAATACGGCCCAGATGGTGGCGGCGTTTCGAGAAGGTGCTGAATCTGCAGGGCATGCGGTGCACGTCGTCGATGTGTGCCGAAAACAGATCAAAGGGTGCCTGGCCTGCGAATACTGCCATGGCAAGGGGCGCGGCGAGTGCGTCCAGAAGGACGATATGCAAGAAGTGTACGACCTGCTCAAGACCGCCAATATGCTGGTAATCGCTTCGCCCATCTACTACCACGGGCTGACCGGGCAGGTCAAATGCGTTATCGACCGTTTCTATTCGGCTCTGTATCCGAAGGCGCCCGCCAGCTTGCAGAAAGTCGCTATGTTCCTGAGCTCGGGGGATGCGAACCAATACGTAGGTGCCTGGTTCTCCTTCGACGGAGATTTCCTCGGCTACTTGGGGCTCGAAAACGCCGGGTTTTACGCCGCGCCGGGCAGCGTAGATGCGGGTACGCTTGAGGAGATCCGCCGCATGGGAGCGGAACTGTAACAACACGCCAGGCGGGACGACGGGGACGGAGGGTATTGTCCCTTCGTTGACGCGCGTCAACGAAGGGACAATACCCTCCGTCCCCGTCGTCCCGCCAAGGGCCTGATCTATGCGCGGTTTCTGAGGGCCGCCATGCCGCCGCTCGAATACAGGTTCAGCAGCGTTTGCGCACGGTCGAACTCGGGGCCGCGCTTCCAACCCAGCAGACGGTTCACGGCCAGGTTGCCGTAGGCGTTGTGCACGAACAGCAGGTAGGCGTCCTGTTCGGACAGTCCGGTCCTTTCCATAATGGAGGGCACGGTCTGCTGGGCACCCTGTTCGATCACCCGGGCGGCGATGCGCGAGAACACTTCGTCGTCGGCGTACAGCATCAGGTACTCGTCGTTGGCGGGGGCCCGCTGGCACAAGCTGGCCTGGGCGTTTCCCTCCAGCGGCGGGGCGGCCTCGAGCGCCTCGTCGATCAGCGCGTCCAGCAGGGCGAACTTATCCTCGTAGTGCAGATAGAAGGTGCCGCGGTTGATGTCGGCGCGCCGGCAGATGTCGGCCACGGTCATCTTGTTGAACCCGACTTCGCGGAACAGCTCGAAGAACGCCTCGCGGATCACCATGACGGTGTAGCGGGTGCGTCGGTCGAGGGTCGGTTCTTGCATGGTCGTGCCTTTCTATCCGAATCCGCCATCAATATCGTGCATCCGTACGTTCCTGAACACATCCGGGCATCTGTCGATTGTCTTCGTTCAAATCAACACAGATACTGTTTATGAACACATGTTGATTATATCGAAACGAACGGAGAAATCCATGACCCCTTACGAGCAATTGGTCGTCCAACTGACCAACCAGTCCTTCAGGTACCAGCATGTCTACCGCCAGGGCGGCACGCCCTACAGGCTGACCGAGAAGGAGCCGCTGCCTTACGAAGAGCAAATCAAGGCGTTCGCCCACATGGTCGAGCAGGCCGACTGCATCCTGGTGGGTGCGGCATCGGGACTTTCCGCGGCCGGCGGCGGCGACTTCTATTACGAAGACAACGAGTCGTACCGCGCCTATTTCGGCAAGTTCGCCGAGAAATACGGGTTCCAAGGCGCTTTCGCCGGCATGATGCACCCGTGGGAAACCGCCGAGGAGCGCTGGGGGTATCTGGCCACGTTTTTGAACACGACGCTCAGCGTGCCCGTGCGTCAGCCCTATGTGGACTTGGACGCCGTAATCCGCGACAAGGAATTCTTCATCCTGACCACGAACCAGGATACCCAGTTCATGAAGCTGTACCCCTGGGACAAGGTGGCAGAAATCCAGGGCGATCACCGGTTCTTCCAGTGCCAGCACTGCTGCACCGACGAGGTGTGGGATGCCACCGAACCCGTGGCGAAGATGATCGAGGGCATGGGCGAGGGCCTGGCGGTGCCCGCCGACCTGGTGCCGCGTTGCCCCCATTGCGGCGGCGAGGCGTTCCCTTGGGTGCGCGGCTACGGCAACTTCCTGCAGGGCGAGCTGTATGACGAGCAGTACCGGAAGGTGTCCGACTGGCTTAGCGAACATGCCCAGGAGAAGGTGCTGTTCATCGAGCTGGGTGTGGGCCGCATGACGCCCGCGTTCATCCAGGAGCCGTTCTGGGCGCTGGTTTCGCAGCTGCCGCAGGCGAGCTATGTGGGCATCAACAACGTGACGCAGTTTCTGCCGGAGGTCATCGAGGACCGTGGCATCGCCATCCGCGGCGACATCGCCGAGGTGCTGACGGACGTTCGCGCCGAGATGGGACGATAACATGCGGGTCGATGATTTGAGGCGCATCCGCCAGGCGCTTGACACCGCCGACCTGGTGCTTATCGGTGCCAGCAACGGGTTGGACATGGCCGAAGGACTGAACATCTTCGCGCCGGACGCGCATTTTGCCGAAGCTTACGGCGACCTGGCGCAGGCCTGCGGCGCCCGTTCCGTTTTGGAGGGCATGTACCGCAGCCGCGGCAATCTGGCGCAGGCTTGGGCGTGGCAGGCCCGATTCGCCTGCCGCGAGTGGCTGGACTACAATCCGGGCGCCGTTATGGAGCCGCTGCGCAAGCTGGTGGGCCAAACGGATCACTTCGTGCTGACCTGCAACACGGATGCCCGTTTCATGCGGGCCGGTTTCGACGAGGCCTTTGTCATGCAGACCGAAGGCACCGTGGCACGCATGGTGTGTTCCGCCAGTTGCTGCGACGAGCGCCATGCATCCGCCGAGGCTGTGCGTGCGCTGGATGCGTCCATTGCGGAAGGCGCTGTGGACCTGCGGCTCATTCCTGCGTGCCCGCACTGCGGCGCGCCTTTGACCCTGGCCGTCGACGAGATGCGTCTGCAGCATCCCGATTCCGAAATCGCAGGTCAGATGGATGTGCTTAGGGACCTTCTCGCGCGTCGTCGTGGCGGCAACATCGTGGTGCTGGAGCTGGGTGTGGGCCTGCGCAACGGCGTTATCAAGCAGCTGCTGGCCCGGACGGCGGCGGGCGAGCCGAACCTCACCTACGCCATTTTCAACTACAACCAGGTTGTCTTCCCCCAAGGACTGGAGGCGCGCTGCGTCGGCGTCGACGGCGACATGGCGCAGGCCTTCGAAACGATGGCGCGCCTGTAACTCGTAAGTGCGCCCGATAGCGAAATGGCCCGACCGGCAGGTGCCGTGTCGGGCCGTTGCGGTTGCGGGGCGTGAGCTTCTACTCGAAGTCGGAGTCCTGGGTGCGCATGACCAGGCGGCCGGGAACGCCAGCGCCGTCCAGCAGGTCAAGGCCTTCGGGAACCTTGTCCAGAGTGGTTTCGATGGCATTAATGGTGAGGTCACCGGTGGCCATAAGGGCGATGACGTTCTCGATGCTTTCCTTCGTGCCTCCCACGGAGCCGCGCAGCTCAGTCTGCATGTTGATCAGCGCGTTCGTGTTGACGGTGGTCTCCAGCTTGGTCATGCCGACAACGACGACGCGGCCGCCGGGCTTTACGGCCAGCAGAGCGTCGGAGGTGGTCGTTCCGGCGCCGGCGAAGTCGACTACCACGTCGAGCTGGTCGTCCTTGAAGTCGAGGATGCTGTCGGCCGTCTTGTAGGCGCCCAAAGACATGGCGTCGTCCTTGGCCTGCTGCTTGCGGGTGGCGCAGTAGACCTGGGCGCCCTGCAGCACGGCGATGCGGGTGGCGACGCGGCCAAGACCGCCGACGCCGATGATGCCGACCTTCGTGCCTTCACGTACTTCGGCACGGTCCACGACGGCATGATAGGAAGTCATGCCTGCATCGGTGGATGCCGCCGCCTGCACGATGTCCACCGAATCCGGGACTTTGATGAGCACGTCTTCGGGAGCTGCGGTGTAGTTGGCGTAGCCTCCGTCACGGGTGTAGCCCTGGGCGGTGCCGTCGATGCCGGAATACATGGGCCAGATGCAGACGCGGTCGCCGACCTTGAAGTTCTTCACATCGTCAGCGATCTCGATGATTTCGCCGGCAGTCTCATGGCCCAGGATGCGCGGCGTGCTGATAAGGTTCAACCAACCTGGATCATGCAGTGCGGAAGTGTCGCTGTGGCACAGGCCGCATGCAAGCACTTTGATCAGGCAGTAACCCGACTTCAGCTCGGGCATGGGCTTCTCGACGAAAACGAGGGGCTCGTCAGTGCCGGTGAATTGCC
This genomic window contains:
- a CDS encoding peroxiredoxin: MLEVGTKAPDFTLPDQNGQMHSLADYRGQRVILYFYPKDMTAGCTSQACSFAELYPQLREKGAVVLGVSKDSVESHKRFEEKHGLPFTLLSDPEMNVINAYDVLAESTTKTGKITRRLVRSTYLIDANGTIEKAFGKVKPKDNAAQMLSELA
- a CDS encoding N-acetylmuramoyl-L-alanine amidase family protein; protein product: MTVAAKRFAYVVGACLACLVAIAAAPAQAHAVVHPSADDIVLGGVVYSASHPETVSYDESSGVLTLEYYDGGGIQVFGQSDVESQLTIDLVGYNQISCTGEPDIDPGIRMTGGKGSIEITSSDRAYLELVANYTYSGIYPNLCGVMVDENLTVSGNADVWVWTASSSSDHVRGSGICCQDGGVIVKDHARLKVWVTLDWSNGCYGIESHSISTPALVATTDDEVSFECTTGHGANTFAVYQPGASVPLGLYGVPYVEVAAVYVATNNGMDGFNFGLPSYSFSATGPNAYVYKLETGWLKVGSKWRYYLGDGEFVTNDFRSDKNKTYYFDADGFMVTGWKKVAGAWYFFSRNGGAMQFGWVKDGGKWYYLSSGGTMATGWQKLGSTWYYFDVNSGAMKTGWQKISGKWYWFESSGAMKTGWLRSGGKWYYLQSSGAMATGWLKVGSTWYYFDSSGAMATGTRTINGKTYRFSSSGAWIA
- a CDS encoding CPBP family intramembrane glutamic endopeptidase yields the protein MKRLAVYLAVTFGLTWGLLIPAGIALGTFEHGESSSLVMVVLIAASMFFPLVGALAANAASGSEGRIDLGLKLRLEGNLRLYLAAWFAPAVFTLLGCVVFFVLNPSLFDPSMESFLAADAAAAGASSDQLAAQMPPAPVLLTSSLFAALTIAPFINAIPAAGEEIGWRGLLLPTLCERLSERGAVLVSGVIWGLWHAPVIAMGHNYGMDYAGFPLVGILVMIVACTAIGCALGYLRLNTGSMWPCALAHGAINAIASTGVAFCTVGPGPLGPSPLGLVAGIPMMALGVVCWLQLSPAKPQP
- a CDS encoding helix-turn-helix domain-containing protein, which produces MTPAISIGTTIYRLRKEARLTQDGLAMHLGVTKASVSKWENGQSYPDIELLPKIAAYFDITIDQLIGYEPQMSRVGIARECARLRAAFANEPFDQAHRQCQQLVGDYYSCYPLLAQIAALYLNHINLVEGNARAAFADEIVELCHRVKRNSESSADIKLAEAIDASVLLVTGNPQAASEALEKSTDIDLGTDLLLASAYQALGRADEADETLQGTLFQSLVLALNRLAQLATLYADRPQKLDVAHARALALIDAFDLENVYVNTAAIHLSFATAHLMGGNVNRALDCLEDYERACRKLEFPIELHGDAFFDRTEAWVERVNIIGTSAPRDEVIIKKSLVESVSANPAFASLAQMPRFQRIVTNLKEIAR
- a CDS encoding MerR family transcriptional regulator, with the translated sequence MTYTIGQISEMFGLPISTLRYYDKEGLFPYLERTSGIRKFTDTEIDALNVIECLKGSGLEIRDIKRFMDWCTQGPDTYPQRKELFETRLAAIEEEIAQLSRMRDMLKYKCWYYDTAIADGSEDRILAMLPDNLPEGIQELYDNGNSASVR
- a CDS encoding alpha/beta hydrolase, with protein sequence MMKTEELELTQEWDKTFPKSDKVDHSKATFVNRYGITLAADLYVPQGAQGQLPAIAVCGPFGAVKEQCSGLHAQELAERGFVTMAFDPSFTGESGGAHRYMASPDINTEDFMAAVDFLSLHELVDADRIGILGICGWGGMALNAAALDTRVKATVASTMYDMTRVNANGYFDSENTEEARYAKRAAMCAQRLVDYKAGEYALGGGVVDPLPEDAPKFVADYYDYYKTPRGYHPRSLNSNGGWNVIGCESFMNQPILHYSNEIRSAVLVMHGDAAHSFYFGKDAFANMVEGNAYADNKELLVIPGASHTDLYDGGKNQAIPFDKLEAFYREYLR
- a CDS encoding flavodoxin family protein — encoded protein: MEILVLNGSPRPRGNTAQMVAAFREGAESAGHAVHVVDVCRKQIKGCLACEYCHGKGRGECVQKDDMQEVYDLLKTANMLVIASPIYYHGLTGQVKCVIDRFYSALYPKAPASLQKVAMFLSSGDANQYVGAWFSFDGDFLGYLGLENAGFYAAPGSVDAGTLEEIRRMGAEL
- a CDS encoding TetR/AcrR family transcriptional regulator, yielding MQEPTLDRRTRYTVMVIREAFFELFREVGFNKMTVADICRRADINRGTFYLHYEDKFALLDALIDEALEAAPPLEGNAQASLCQRAPANDEYLMLYADDEVFSRIAARVIEQGAQQTVPSIMERTGLSEQDAYLLFVHNAYGNLAVNRLLGWKRGPEFDRAQTLLNLYSSGGMAALRNRA
- a CDS encoding NAD-dependent protein deacetylase, with the protein product MTPYEQLVVQLTNQSFRYQHVYRQGGTPYRLTEKEPLPYEEQIKAFAHMVEQADCILVGAASGLSAAGGGDFYYEDNESYRAYFGKFAEKYGFQGAFAGMMHPWETAEERWGYLATFLNTTLSVPVRQPYVDLDAVIRDKEFFILTTNQDTQFMKLYPWDKVAEIQGDHRFFQCQHCCTDEVWDATEPVAKMIEGMGEGLAVPADLVPRCPHCGGEAFPWVRGYGNFLQGELYDEQYRKVSDWLSEHAQEKVLFIELGVGRMTPAFIQEPFWALVSQLPQASYVGINNVTQFLPEVIEDRGIAIRGDIAEVLTDVRAEMGR
- a CDS encoding zinc-binding dehydrogenase; protein product: MLKGWQFTGTDEPLVFVEKPMPELKSGYCLIKVLACGLCHSDTSALHDPGWLNLISTPRILGHETAGEIIEIADDVKNFKVGDRVCIWPMYSGIDGTAQGYTRDGGYANYTAAPEDVLIKVPDSVDIVQAAASTDAGMTSYHAVVDRAEVREGTKVGIIGVGGLGRVATRIAVLQGAQVYCATRKQQAKDDAMSLGAYKTADSILDFKDDQLDVVVDFAGAGTTTSDALLAVKPGGRVVVVGMTKLETTVNTNALINMQTELRGSVGGTKESIENVIALMATGDLTINAIETTLDKVPEGLDLLDGAGVPGRLVMRTQDSDFE